CGGATAAATCTCGGCGTCGTCAACTCTTACATAAGCTGCCGTGTTGATGATGACGTCGGGCTTCAGCTCTTTCAGCACATTCAGGGTCTCGGGAACGGTAACGTCTAAGTCTTTGTGGGTCAGAGGAACGACCTCAAAAGACGGGTCTTCCCCAAAGACCTTCACCAGGTCGGTTCCGAGCTGACCGTTGGCACCTATTATAGCCACCATCACGGGACATCACCAAGCCCGGTTATCTCCCCTTGGGTACTAAGAAGGGATATCCCTTCCTTCTCACAAGCATTAGCAAAATCGCTGTCAAACGAAATTAGATACTTGACGTCGTGAAACTTACAGGTTGCAAGGATGAGTGCATCATTCGGTAGCAGGCCGTATTTTATCATGTACTCAACGGCAAGGGTTTCAACAGCCCTGTTTATCTCCAGATCAAGGAAAAGTTCAAAAAGCCTTGAGAAGTCCAGGAGCTCCTCCCTTAGGTTCCGGATAATACCAGGGTTGTGCTTGAGTGTGTACGGGCGTTCGCCAGTTAATGCCCTCAGGTACACCATAAGAGCCTCACTGAACACTATGCTGTTGGAATACAGGACGTTAAACCTCTCCATTATGTCGAGAAGGTCGATATTGCCCTCCAAATGCTCAATTATCACGTTGGTATCCACAAAGGCCGTCAAAGACCCCATTCCTCTTCGACCTCTCTCAGGATTTTTTTAAGGTCCATTCCCCTGAACTTTCCGTGAAGTTTCTGGACACTGTACTCTACAATAACCTCCCTCTCAACGATTCGTTTCAGCCGCTTAAGGTCAATCGTCTTCAGTATCTCGTCAGGGATGTTAAGCTCAATGGCGATTTTTCCCATATCCAACCACCGTTAGTAGTTGTGCTTACATCTAATAAAATTTGCATCTTGTGATTCCCATCACACGGCTGCTTCCTGGAGCCTTATTGAGATTTCGCCGAGGGGATTTGGGCCGACTCTAGTGGATGCGTTTATTATTTCGATTCCTATTATCCTGCCGTCCTTGCCAACGTCTATGAGCACTCCCTCTCCAACCTCGATTGTGTCAACTATTTCTCCCCCACCAAACTTGATGTACATCACGTCGTGATTTGGGTCGTACGTTATCATCATACTTTCTCACCCAGTGTATTTTTCAACCTTGGAGGTTATATATGCTGTGATGACAAGGATTTCATCCTCTGTCTCTTCATAAATCACCCGTATAAGCTTTCCATTTAAAATCTTTTGAGCGATTTTTCGTCCTATGTAACCTGTATCGACGGAGTCTGGCTCGTTAAGGGCCTGAATTACGAGTTCCTTTGAAATTTTTCTGTCCCTTAGCCTTTCGAGTGCATGGGCTATGAAGACGACTCGTTTCATCCAATCACCTCAAAATGCCCATCCCCTCTCAACGGCCTCCCTCAGCGTCGGCCACTTTCTGTCCTTTTCCGAGACTATGGGGTCATCCACAGGCCAGTCGATTCCTATCTCGGGGTCGTTCCAGATTATCCCGCCTTCATGGTCAGGGGCGTAGACGTTGTCCACCTTGTAGACCACTTCTGCAACGTCGCTCAGCACAACGAAACCGTGGGCAAAGCCCCTCGGGATGTAGAGCTGGTATTTGTTGTGCTCCGAGAGAATGACGCCGACCCACTTGCCAAATGTGGGGGAATCCCTCCTCAGATCAACGGCGACGTCGTATATGACTCCCCTAACTACCCTCACGATCTTGGCCTGCGCGTAGGGCTCTCTCTGGAAGTGCAGGCCCCTGAGCACTCCATATCTAGACTTTGAGTGGTTGTCCTGGACGAACTCTCCTTTGATTCCGGCCTTTTCAAAATCTGATTTCTTGTAAGTTTCCATGAAGAAGCCCCGTTCGTCCTCGAAGACTTTGGGCTTGATCAGGATAACATCAGGGATTTCCAGCCTTTTAAATTCGAACGGCATAACATCACCTCATCGCCTGAAGTGGCGTAACCCTACAGATATCGGTTGCATCAAAATCCAAATCGTAGCTGACTATGCGGAGGCCGTATTTACGGGCCAAGGTGTACTGGTACGCATCGTCAAAATCGAGGTGGAATTTACGGGAGGCTTCAACCAGGGATTCAAAATCAAAGGGAGTGAGTCTCAGCAGGGAGAGCCCACCGCGCAGGAGAACGTCCTCAACGAACTCCCGGAAGACCCCGTGTTTCTTCTGCTTGAAGAGTATTATCCCTATTGAGTAAACCGAGAAATCCGAGACGGCAAGCTCGCTGGGTGGAGTTTCTCTAAGGAACCTCTCCGCGTTATCAGCGTTTTCCTGATCAAGAAGGATTTCAAGGAACACGTTGGTATCAACTAGATACATCAGCCCCACCATTCAAGGGCCTTGTGCTGAAGCTCCACGGAAGTGTACTTCTTCCTGAGCTCCTTCAGCCCCCCGCGCCATCCAAACTTCATGGGGGAGCGTCTCCTGCGCGCGTTCCTCTCCAGGAGGAACTCGATGTAGTCCAGCACCTCCTCCTTGAGGTCATCTGGGAGCTGCTGAAAGAGCTTGTAAGCGTCCTCCATCACGTTCACCATCCTAAAGGTTCTCGCGGAACTTAATTACCTTTTTGCTTGCTGCCGGGTGATTAACACCCACCTCATCCAACCAGTTCGAGTCTGAGCTCGGGAGCGACCTTCTTTATGCGCGAGAAATGTCTATCCTTTGTCACGAGGGTCATCCCCCTGGATATTGCAACGGCGGCGATTATCACGTCCACGGCGGGAACAGGGGTGCCTGCCTTTACAAGTTTCTCTGAGAGCTTAACAGCCAGAGCGTATTCTTTGGGCGATGGTATGAGGACTCCCAGATCCAGAGAGACCCCCTTTGGGTATTCCACAAGGTTCAGCGCCGTTGTATAGCCGTCCCCGGGGTTCTCGCCGCTTTTAGCGAGGTCGATCAGGACGTTCGTGTCGTAGAGTTTCTTTTTGTCCTCTCCCATTCTAAATCCCTCGCTTTCTTGTAATATTCCTCGTAGGCCTCGTCTGGAACGGAC
This genomic window from Thermococcus celericrescens contains:
- a CDS encoding DUF4258 domain-containing protein, whose amino-acid sequence is MKRVVFIAHALERLRDRKISKELVIQALNEPDSVDTGYIGRKIAQKILNGKLIRVIYEETEDEILVITAYITSKVEKYTG
- a CDS encoding DUF2283 domain-containing protein, giving the protein MITYDPNHDVMYIKFGGGEIVDTIEVGEGVLIDVGKDGRIIGIEIINASTRVGPNPLGEISIRLQEAAV
- a CDS encoding type II toxin-antitoxin system VapC family toxin — protein: MGEDKKKLYDTNVLIDLAKSGENPGDGYTTALNLVEYPKGVSLDLGVLIPSPKEYALAVKLSEKLVKAGTPVPAVDVIIAAVAISRGMTLVTKDRHFSRIKKVAPELRLELVG
- a CDS encoding PIN domain-containing protein, which encodes MYLVDTNVFLEILLDQENADNAERFLRETPPSELAVSDFSVYSIGIILFKQKKHGVFREFVEDVLLRGGLSLLRLTPFDFESLVEASRKFHLDFDDAYQYTLARKYGLRIVSYDLDFDATDICRVTPLQAMR
- the rfbC gene encoding dTDP-4-dehydrorhamnose 3,5-epimerase, which produces MPFEFKRLEIPDVILIKPKVFEDERGFFMETYKKSDFEKAGIKGEFVQDNHSKSRYGVLRGLHFQREPYAQAKIVRVVRGVIYDVAVDLRRDSPTFGKWVGVILSEHNKYQLYIPRGFAHGFVVLSDVAEVVYKVDNVYAPDHEGGIIWNDPEIGIDWPVDDPIVSEKDRKWPTLREAVERGWAF
- a CDS encoding DUF2281 domain-containing protein, which translates into the protein MEDAYKLFQQLPDDLKEEVLDYIEFLLERNARRRRSPMKFGWRGGLKELRKKYTSVELQHKALEWWG
- a CDS encoding type II toxin-antitoxin system VapC family toxin, encoding MGSLTAFVDTNVIIEHLEGNIDLLDIMERFNVLYSNSIVFSEALMVYLRALTGERPYTLKHNPGIIRNLREELLDFSRLFELFLDLEINRAVETLAVEYMIKYGLLPNDALILATCKFHDVKYLISFDSDFANACEKEGISLLSTQGEITGLGDVP